The Anastrepha ludens isolate Willacy chromosome 2, idAnaLude1.1, whole genome shotgun sequence genome contains a region encoding:
- the LOC128855249 gene encoding putative nuclease HARBI1, with protein sequence MLPVIKTWSISPELKLEACLRFFAEEGYQNGTGQDFNIGMAQSTVSIVLSEVLNILEATLCPRWISLAMTETEELEAKRYFFGKTRIPGIVMCVDGTHIKILKPAGDNSHLYYNRKGYYSINAMIICDHKQRIRYVNSRYAGASHDSFIWENSEASRHFQTMYENGHRSTRLLGDSGYPLLPWLITPFPNAGANTPQSRFNKSHSSGRNIVERTIGVWKNSFFKSQLLVNFS encoded by the exons ATGCTTCCTGTTATTAAAACATGGTCGATATCGCCAGAGCTCAAACTAGAAGCCTGTCTAAGATTTTTTGCTGAAGAGGGTTATCAAAATGGTACTGGGCAGGATTTTAATATTGGCATGGCGCAGTCCACAGTGTCCATAGTACTGtcagaagttttaaatattttagaggcAACACTATGCCCCAGATGGATAAGTTTGGCAATGACCGAGACTGAAGAGCTTGAAgccaaaagatatttttttggaaaaacaagaatTCCCGGCATAGTTATGTGCGTAGATGGCACCCACATAAAGATTTTGAAACCTGCTGGAGACAATTCGCACCTTTATTATAATAGGAAAGGATATTACAGTATTAATGCAATGATA ATATGTGACCATAAGCAGCGAATAAGGTATGTGAACAGTAGGTACGCAGGTGCAAGTCACGATTCCTTTATTTGGGAAAATAGTGAGGCTTCAAGACATTTCCAAACCATGTATGAAAATGGACACAGAAGCACTAGATTGTTGG GTGACTCTGGATACCCACTTTTACCCTGGCTGATAACGCCCTTCCCAAATGCCGGAGCGAATACACCCCAAAGCCGTTTCAATAAAAGCCATAGCTCGGGTCGCAATATTGTTGAACGCACAATAGGTGTCTGGAAGAAT TCATTTTTTAAGTCTCAATTGCTTGTTAACTTCTCCTAA
- the LOC128859829 gene encoding uncharacterized protein LOC128859829, whose amino-acid sequence MWFTDRLKKMALPTTHSIRVSKKFTRFSSAGHCVADIIIIKMESNKMKRTTTREQFKGLISRMKEHPDIAKNFTRSAPNEVEQFWESVREELNSLGPPSKSISEWKKVWSDFKSAVKKKLAHNKRELQATGGGENRELPLSSLEEDVAALVGLNACVSGIKNSKEFGVPQRRIIEHATPLNSEQVVEDITPSTSKRARTNSYTSRDAICIELLENEDVENNQNIRNELRKKKETRAV is encoded by the exons ATGTGGTTTACGgatcgattaaaaaaaatggcattaCCAACAACGCACTCAATACGCGTTTCAAAGAAATTTACTCGTTTCTCATCCGCAGGTCATTGTGTTGcggatattattataataaagatggagagcaataaaat gaaacgCACAACCACCAGAGAGCAATTTAAAGGTTTAATATCTCGTATGAAGGAGCATCCtgatattgcaaaaaattttaccagaagtgCTCCTAACGAGGTAGAGCAATTTTGGGAGAGTGTGCGTGAGGAACTGAATTCATTAGGGCCTCCATCGAAGAGTATTTCAGAATGGAAAAAG GTTTGGTCAGATTTTAAATCAGCAGTAAAGAAAAAGTTGGCGCACAATAAAAGGGAATTACAAGCAACTGGTGGAGGCGAAAATAGGGAACTACCTTTATCGTCGCTAGAAGAAGATGTTGCTGCTCTAGTGGGCCTAAACGCCTGTGTTTCGggcattaaaaattcaaaagagtTTGGAGTGCCTCAGAGGAGAATTATTGAGCATGCCACTCCACTAAATTCAGAGCAGGTGGTTGAAGACATTACTCCATCTACATCGAAGAGAGCTCGTACAAATTCATATACTTCGAGAGACGCCATCTGCATAGAGTTGTTGGAAAATGAAGATGTGGAAAATAACCAAAACATTCGAAATGAACtccgaaaaaaaaaagagaCCAGAGCAGTTTGA